In Peromyscus maniculatus bairdii isolate BWxNUB_F1_BW_parent chromosome 9, HU_Pman_BW_mat_3.1, whole genome shotgun sequence, one genomic interval encodes:
- the Fam216b gene encoding LOW QUALITY PROTEIN: protein FAM216B (The sequence of the model RefSeq protein was modified relative to this genomic sequence to represent the inferred CDS: inserted 1 base in 1 codon) — protein MRRNLKKQYQSQNVPQIPRIQVSASAVDNSLLKDLNQGQRRYFYSIMRIYDSRSQWKALQTRYIHSLGYQQQLGYITQQEALSCAALLRHSTMQASTKVDPQRTIXPKLFSHAKKMPSSKTRV, from the exons atgaggagaaaCTTGAAAAAGCAGTACCAGTCCCAGAATGTTCCACAAATACCTCGCATTCAAGTGTCTGCCTCTGCTGTTGACAATTCATTACTGAAG GACCTAAATCAAGGGCAGAGACGCTACTTCTACAGCATCATGAGGATTTATGACTCCAGGTCCCAGTGGAAGGCCCTGCAGACCCGATACATTCACAGCCTTGGGTACCAGCAGCAGCTGG GCTATATCACTCAGCAGGAGGCCTTGTCTTGTGCTGCTCTGCTTAGACATTCAACCATGCAAGCCTCAACCAAGGTAGATCCTCAAAGGACCA CCCCGAAACTCTTCAGCCACGCAAAGAAAATGCCGTCCAGCAAAACCAGAGTCTAG